CGGTTGCAGACCGTTTATGAAACAAGGTCGCAAGGCCTGCCTCTTTTTAGATGAAGGGAGCTCCACGAATGAAAAAGACTCTGATCGTTGCCGCCGCTGCAGCATCGTTCGCAACCGTCGCCCACGCGCAAAGCAGCGTCACGCTGTACGGCGTGCTCGACGCAGGCATCACGTACCAAAGCAACGTTGCCGGCAAGTCGCGCTGGTCGGAAGGCACGGGCATCGACCAAAGCCTGTTCGGCCTGCGTGGTTCGGAAGATCTCGGTGGTGGCCTGAAGGCAATCTTCACGTTGGAAAGCGGCTTCAACCTCGGTAACGGCCGCTTCCAGAACAACGGCGGCATGTTCAACCGTCAAGCGTTCGTCGGCCTGTCGAGCCAGTACGGCACCGTCACGCTGGGTCGCCAGTACGACGCAGTCCAGGACTACCTGGCTCCGCTGACGGCAACCGGCTCGTGGGGCGGCACGTACTTCGCCCACGTCGGTAACCTCGACAACCTGAGCACGAACGGCGGCTACGCTACCAACAACACGATCAAGTTCACGAGCGCGAACTACTCCGGCCTGCAATTCGGCGGCACGTATGCGTTCTCGAACAACACGAACTTCGGCAACAACCGTGCATACAGCGGCGGCGTGTCGTACCAGTTCCAAGGCCTGAAGCTGGCGGGTGCCTACTCGCAGCTGAACAACCCGGCAGCGGCCAACAACGCGGCAGGCGCGGTTGACACCAACGTGTTCGGCAACCAAGGCCGTGTCCGCACGTACGGCGCAGCAGCAGGCTATGCGTTCGGCCCGGCACAAGTTGGCGCCGCATGGACGCAAGCGCGTCTGGACAACACCCTCTCGGGTGCCAACGTTCGCATCGACAACTACGAAGTCAACGGCAAGTACAACCTGACGCCGGCTCTGGGTCTGGGCGTTGCCTACACGTACTCGAACGGCCGTCTGGGTTCGAACGACGTGCATTGGAACCAAGTTGGCCTGCAAGCCGACTACTCGCTGTCGAAGCGCACCGACGTCTACGCTCAAGCCGTGTACCAGCGCGCAAGCGGCACGACGGCGTCGATCTACAATGGCGACGTGTTCGCGACGAACGGTTCGTCGGGCATCAACCAGACGGCCGCCACGGTCGGCCTGCGTCACCGCTTCTAAGCATGATGGCTGCCCTCGCGGCAGTCAGCAAAAAGGCGCCTTCGGGCGCTTTTTTCGTTTACGCCACGTTATCGGGTATCGGCATCCCGGGTATCGGCCGCCGGAGAATTCGTGGCCCGGGCGCCGGCGGCGCGATCCTCGCTGGCGCGCCCGAGCGGCGTGAGGTGGGCATGGCCTGATCGCCGGGAAGCGGGGGGCCTCCGTTGCGATCGTGGGCCGGTCAGCCATTTGCCGGTATTGTTGCCTGTATGAAGAGACTGAAGCGTGATTTCCCCGGACCGAGCCGAAGCCGTTGCTTTCCATGCAACGGTGTATGTCTAAACCAAGGGTTTTCCCTGCGACAAACCGAGCCTAGACTTTAGCCATTCGCTTCAGACGGACATTGATGCCTGAGGTGGACGAAACCAACACATCTCGGAGGTAACGTCATGAAATCGCTCGTTTACGCCGCAGTTGCCGCTTCGATCCTCGCGGCTCCGGTTGCCTCGTTCGCCCAATCGAACTCGCAGCCGCTGACTCGCGCGGATGTGCGTGCCGATCTGATCCAACTGGAACAGCACGGCTACAACCCGGTGGCCAGCGACGCGCGATACCCGCACGATATCCAGGCTGCGCAAGCGCGCGTGCAGCAATCGCAGCAGACGCTGACTCACGCCGACACCAGCGGTTACGGAGTGCAGCCGGTGGCCGGCTCGCAAGCTGGCCGCCGCGCCGTGACGGCGCCTAACCCGATCGACAGCGTTTATTTCGGTCACTGAGCCGACGGCTGGGCGACAGGGCTCGTTCGCTGACTGCGGGGCTGCCCTGGCGCCATCGAGACAATGCGACGACACGGACGGCGCGATCAGGTCCTGCCTCGTCGCGTATTCGCAGATTGGATGTGAAGTCCGCCGGGTGATAACGCTCGGGCGGGCCTTGCCCTCACCACATCTCCGCCGCCGCGCCACGGCGGCTTTGCCCGGACGCGTCGCGGCCGGGCGTTTTTGCGGCTGCTTCAGGACCTGCAAGAAGGACGGGGCCGTGATGTCACCGTCCTGGCCGGCCTGCGCGGGATAGGCGGCCTATTCGGCGCCCGAGTCGATCGGCGTGCCGTGGATGTAGTGTTCGAGCTGGCTGATCATGTATTGCTGATCGGCGATCACGCTCTTCACCAAGTCCCCGATCGAGATCACGCCCACCAGCTTGCCGCCGTCGAGCACTGGCAGATGGCGTACGCGGTGCTCGGTCATCAGCGCCATGCACTGGTCGCTGGTCTGCGAGGGTTCCACGTAGCGCACCTTCATGGTCATGATTTCCTCGATGCGCGTTGCCTTCGACGAGCGCTCGAGCAGCACGACCTTGCGCGCATAGTCGCGCTCCGTGACGATGCCGACGATGTCGTTGCCTTCCGTCACGACGAGCGCGCCGACGCTCTTGATAGCCATCAGTTTCAGCGCGTCGTAGACGGATTCGTCCTTGCCGATCGTGTACACCGTTCGGCCGGCCTCGGGCTTTGATTTGAGAATATTCGCGACGGTTGTGCTCATACGATCTCCGGAAACCGGGCGTCAGACAGGCCCGAAGGAACCAGTATAGAGACGTTCGCGCCCCATGGACGGGGTGCAGAACGCATAACGTAGATTAGCGGTAAACTCCGCCTGCGCGCTACTCCAAACATCCCTTAACTCCGAATTCCTGATGTTTTCCATGCCTTCGCATCCCGTATTGCCCCCGGCCAACGAGCATCCGGCCGACGAGCCCGTGACGCTCGTCGCGTCGGCATCTTTGCCGACGCGCTATGGCGTATTCACGTCTCATGCATTTCGCGTCGACGGTAGCCAGGCCGAACATCTGGCACTCGTGGTGGGCGACGTCGCCGGGCGGCAACCGGTGCTGACGCGGCTGCATTCGGAGTGCCTGACGGGCGACGTGTTCGGCTCGTATCGCTGCGATTGCGGCGAGCAACTCGATCTTGCACTGCGCAATATCGTCGCCGAAGGTCGCGGCGTCCTGCTGTACCTGCGCGGCCACGAAGGTCGCGGCATTGGCCTGAGCAACAAGATTCGCGCATACGCGCTGCAGGAGCAGGGGCGCGATACGGTCGAGGCGAATCGCGACCTCGGGCTGCCCGACGACGCGCGCGAGTACGACTCGGCCGCGGCGATCCTGCGGATTCTCGGCGTCACCTCGGTGCGGCTGATGAGCAACAACCCTAAGAAGTTCGACACGCTGGTGGCGCACGGCATTCCCGTTTGCGAACGCGTGGCGCTGCCGGTGCCGATGCGCGACGAGAACGAGCGGTATATCCGGACCAAACAGGCCAAGTTCGGGCATTACTTCGACGAGAACGAATAACCGTTTCCGGGCCCCCAGCGGGGCCCTTGTCGTATCTGGGCAGAGGCGCCGGCGTGCCTGACTGGCAAGGCATCGATGTATCGTCCGATGAAGACCTGCTCAGCCCGTAACGGATGAAATGACGATGAGCGCGAAGTGGACGAAGTCATCAAGCGACGTTCACGACGATATCTGAACGAGAACTGATGCACGTGGCCTGTCATCTAACACGCATAGCTAACCCTATGCCTCAGGCCGCGATGCAATCCGGTGACGGCAGCTCGTGTTGGCCGCGCTGATTTCCTGGGGAGCCTAGGCTGGCGGGTCAGCGAGCCGTGCTTGTCGCGGCGATGGCAGCAAATCGCGTCGCCGGACTTGGAAGCGATATTCCATGGAGGATTCCCCGCGAACAGAAGCGCTTTCGAGAGCTGACAATGAACCAACTCGTCATGCCCTGCGAGGTTGAACGGCAGAACATCGGTGATGGCCGTGTCCGATGCCCCCGGCCGAGCGTCAGCGTTTCGCCGATCGTCGGCAGTGCGACTCGCTCATCACTCGTGCCCCGGTCGAGCACACGGGCCGCTGCCCGAACGCCGCGGAAAGGTACGTCGTTGCCTCGCACGGCCCTCCGCCATATCACGGCATGAAGCACCTCACGGTTTGAGCGGGGCTCGGCTTTGTTCGTTGTTCAAATGAACGAACTTGCTCAGCAGACGCATCAGATCGCGCGCGTCCTCTTCCTCCATCTCTTCGAAGAGCGTGTTCTTCAGGTCGCGCACCAACGGCATGAGCGTGGCAATCAAGGCCTTGCCCTCAGGGGTGAGCAGAAGGCGACGCTGCCGCCTCGGCAGCAGCTCACGCACGATCCACCCCTTGCTCTCCAGGCGTGCGGCGATGTCGGCGGTGGTCGAGGTGTCGAGCGCCACCTTTTGCGCGAGCGTGACCTGATCCAGGCCGGGGCACTCGTCGAGCATGCGCAGGACGGCGTACTGCACCGGTGTAACGTCGCGCCCCAGCTTTTCGTAGAACATGGCAACCGCGATCTGATGGGCGCGGCGGATCAAATGACCAGGCTCCTCGTAGAGATCCGGTGGCAGCGGCGACTCATTCGGAGCGTTCCGTTTTTTCATGGCAAGGACGAGTAGTGCCTGTTTGGCCGGGTTGCTTGCAATAGGCTCTGCGTTGAGGGAAAACCAGTATACCGCGCTCCTTGTTGATCCCTCTGGCGATGAGTACACTGAATCATATTCAGTGTACTGAATTTAATGATCGCATGGCAGGCGTGCAGGACCGACTAGCACGGACAGGAGACGGAGATGTTTTTGAAGAATGCGTGGTACGTGGCGTGCACGCCCGATGAGATTGAAACCGGGCCGCTCGGTCGCAAGATCTGCGGCGAATCGATCGTGTTTTTCCGAGGCGAGCGCGGCGAGGTGGTTGCGCTCGAGGATTTCTGTCCCCACCGTGGCGCGCCGCTTTCACTCGGCTTTGTCCGTGACGGACGGCTCGTGTGCGGCTATCACGGGCTCGAGATGGGTTGCGACGGGAAGGTGGCAGGGATGCCCGGTCAGCGGGTGGGAGGCTTTCCGGCAGCCCGGCGTTATGCTGCGGTCGAACGCAGCGGATTCATCTGGGTATGGCCCGGCGACGCATCGCATGCGGACCCCGCCCGGCTCCATCACTTGCCATGGGCCGAAGATCCGGCGTGGGCATACGGTGGCGGGCTGTACCACATTCACTGCGACTACCGGCTGATGATCGACAATCTGATGGACCTGACGCACGAAACGTATGTCCATGCGAGCAGTATCGGCCAGAAAGAGATCGACGAGGCGCCGCCCAAAACCGTCAGCCGGGGCGACGAGGTCATCACCAGCCGTTTCATGCACAACATCGGCGCACCACCTTTCTGGAAGATGGCGCTGCGCGGCAATGGCCTTGCGGACGACGTGCCCGTCGATCGCTGGCAAATCTGCCGCTTCACGCCGCCGAGCCACGTCATGATCGAGGTCGGCGTCGCGCACGCCGGCAATGGCGGCTACGATGCGCCGGCCGAACTCAAGGCGTCGTCAATCGTCGTCGATTTCATTACACCCGAGACGGAAACCTCGATCTGGTATTTCTGGGGCATGGCGCGTAATTTCCGGCCGGACGACGCCGAACTGACCGCGCAGATCCGGGAGGGCCAGGGCAAGATCTTCGCCGAGGATCTCGAGATGCTGGAGCGCCAGCAGCAGAACCTGCTGGCCTGGCCGGATCGTCAATTGCTGAAGCTCAATATCGATGCGGGCGGCGTTCTCTCCCGCAAGGTCATCGACCGCCTGCTGGCAGAGGAGCGTGCATTGCCCGCCGGACGTCCGGTGGTGCCGATCGTGCCGACCAGGGAGGCATCGTGAGCGAGGCGACGTTGATCGTCGAGGTCGTGCGCAAATGGGACGAGGCACGCGGCATCTGCGGTTTCGAACTGAGGCGCCCGGACCGTGCGCCGCTGCCCGGCTTCAGCGCAGGTGCGCATATCGACGTCCATCTGCCCGGCGGAATCGTGCGTCAATATTCGCTATGCAGCAGCCCGGCACGCAACGACCGCTATGAAATTGCGGTGCTGCGTGACGAGCGCGGTCGCGGAGGATCGATGGCGATCCACGACCACGTGCACGAAGGCGACCAGATCCGAATCGGTGCTCCCCGCAACCATTTTCCGCTCGAACTTCGCGCGGCCCGGCATCTGCTGCTGGCCGGGGGGATCGGCGTCACGCCGCTCCTGTCGATGGCCGAGCATCTGCACGCGCTCGGGGCGTCGTTCGAGATGCACTACTGTACGCGCTCACGTGATCGGACCGCGTTCGCGCAACGGCTGGCCGGATCGGCGTATCACGATCATGTGCAGATCCATTTCGATGACGCGGGCGAGCATCAGGCGTTCGAACTCGACCAGGTGCTCGCGGCAGCGGCAGCCGATACCCATCTCTATGTTTGCGGTCCGCGCGGCTTCATGGAGGCGGCGCTCGCCGCGGCGCGTGCGCATGGCTGGCCAGACGAGCGGCTGCATTACGAGTTTTTTTCCGGTGCGGTGGCGGATTCGGCCGAGGATGGAGCGTTCCAGGTCCGGGTGGCGAGCAGCGGGGCCGTGATCGACGTGCCGGCGGGATGCTCGATCGTCGATGCGCTCGCAAAGCACGGCGTCGAAGTGCTGACCTCGTGCGAGCAGGGCGTTTGCGGCACGTGCATGACGCGTGTGCTCGAAGGGCAGCCCGATCATCGGGACAGCTATCTGACCGATGAGGAGAAGGCGGCGGGCGAGTACCTCATGCCGTGCTGCTCACGAGCGAAATCCGCCCTGCTGGTGCTCGATCTGTAGATTCTTGCCGTCCCGGGCTGCAACGGCGCCCACCGCGCCGTGCCGACGCCCGGGAGCGCGCCGGGTTGTGTCGCGTCGTGAGGAATTAGCTCGAGACCGGCAGCAGATTCGAGGATTTCAGCTCTCGCAGCGACAGGTTCGAACGGATGCTGGCGACGCCGGGCAGGTGTCTCAGGACTTTTTCGACGAAGCGGCTGTAGTCGTCGAGGTCGCGGGCAACGACCATCAGCAGGAAGTCGGCTTCGCCGGTCGTGTTGTGGCAGGACAGGACGTTCGGGCTGCTTTGCACGGCCAGTTGGAACGCCTGCGTGACCTTCTCGTCGTGCTGCGTGCAGACCAGCTGAACGAAGGCCATGACCCCTAGCCCGAGTTTTCGGCGATTCAACACGGCCTGATAGCCTTCGATGATCCCGCAGTCCTCCAGGCGCTTGAGGCGGCGCCAGCACGGCGTTTCGCTCATCGAAAGCTGGGCGGCGAGCTTGGCATTGGACAAGCGCCCATCCTTTTGCAGCCGATTCAGGATCTCGGCGTCTACACTATCAATTTCCGGCATGGAGAGGGTCTCTTTCTAAATATCGACGATATCTGAAAGACAATATCAAAAATTGGCCTGATGCGAGAGGATTCGGCAAGACAATTTTTTTCTGCCGGTCGATAATGAGCGGACCCAAGCCCGCCACGTCAGGAGCACCCATGAAAGCCGTCATGTTCGAATCCTTCGGTGAACGCCCCAAGCTCGTCAGCCTGCGTGATCCTTCACCGGAAACGCATGGGGTCGTCATCAAGGTGCAGGCGACCGGCGTTTGCCGCAGCGACTGGCATGGCTGGGTCGGCCACGATACCGACATCGAGCTGCCCCACGTTCCCGGCCATGAACTGGCCGGCACCATTGAAGCCGTCGGCAAGGATGTCAGCCAATGGCAGGTCGGCGACCGCGTGACCGTTCCTTTCGTCGGCGGCTGCGGTTCATGTCCCGAGTGCCATGCCGGCCATCAGCAGGTCTGCCACTCCCAGTTTCAGCCAGGCTTCACGCATTGGGGCTCCTTCGCGGAATACGTGTCGATCCACCGGGCGGACCTCAATCTCGTGGCGCTGCCCGAGTCCATCACCTTCGCCACGGCGGCCTCGCTCGGCTGCCGGTTCGTGACGTCCTTCCGCGCCGTCGTCGATCAGGGCAAGGTGACTGCTGGCCAATGGGTGGCCGTGCACGGCTGCGGCGGGGTGGGCCTCTCGGCGATCATGATCGCGAATGCGCTGGGCGCCAACGTCGTGGCGGTAGACATTGCCGAAGACAAGCTCGCGCTGGCCAAGCGCCTGGGCGCCGCAGCCACCATCGATGCCAAATCCGTGGCCGATGTGCCCGAGGCCGTGATGGAGGTCACGGGAGGCGGCGCGCACGTCTCGCTCGATGCGCTCGGCTCACCCGTGACCTGTTTCAATTCGATTCAGAACCTGCGTCGCCGCGGCAAGCACGTACAGGTGGGCTTGATGCTGGGTGAGCACAGCACGCCCTCGGTGCCGATGAGCAAGATCGTGGGGTGGGAGCTGGAGGTGCTCGGCAGCCACGGCATGCAGGCTCATCGTTACGATGCGATGATGCCGATGATCCTCGCGGGCAAGCTGAAGCCGGAGCTGTTGGTCGGCAAGGAGATCAGCCTTGAGGAGTCGATCGATGCGCTGATGTCCATGGACAAGTTCCAAGGCACCGGCACTACCGTTGTCACCCGGTTTTAGCCCCCGCATCCGCAGGAGCCAAGGTCTGCGGCCGATTGCCGACGCGCACTGGCAGCGCGCCATGCACGTACCCGGCGATCACGCGCTCGATGTGCGCACGGGCTGCCAGCGTCGCGATGAAGCGCTCGATGTCGCGTAACCCGTGGACGTGGAGACAGGACGCGCCCGTGTCGCGAACGGCGGAACGCCGGTCCGGCCTCGCCGCGTTCAGTCCACCCGCAGCGCCCACAGCGCGTCGAGCACGTGCCGTGTCGCCAGCTCCGCCGCGCCGGCGCGATGGGCGATGCCGAGTTCGCGCCACAGCGCGGGGCGCAGCGGGCGCATCGCGATGCGCGCGTCCGGTGGCGGCGAGCCGGCCTCGTGCGGCAGCAGCGTGGCCCCGTAGCCGGCTGCCACCAGGCTCTTGATCGCGTCGTTGTAGTTCAGCTCGATGCGCGGCGCCGGCTGATGGCCGCCGGCGGCGAACCATTCGGCAGTCTGCCGCGACAGGCGCGTGGTGGCGTCGTTGAGGATCAGCGGCTGCGCGGCGAGCCAGGCCGGCGTCACACTGGGCGGCAGGCCCCAGTCGGCGGGCAGGAATGCCACCACCGGGTCGCGACGCCACGGCGCGATCGTCAGCCCCGCCACGGCGGCCTGCGGTAGCGCCACCAGCCCGATGTCCAGCGCGCCGTGCGTGAGCCGTTCGAGCGTGTCGCGCGAGGTCAGCACGGCGATCTGCACGTCGATGTCGGGATGGTCGCGCCGCAGTCGCGCGAGCACCTGCGGCAGCAGGTGCGCGAACGCGCCGGTGGATGCGCCTAGCCGCACCCGTCCGGCCAGTCCCTGCACTTGCCGCTCCACGTCGTCGAGCGTCGCCTCGACATCGGCGAGCAGCCGCCGCGCGCGCTCGATCAGCACCTCGCCGATCGCCGACGGCCGCACGTTGCCGCGCGTGCGGGACAGCAGCGGCGCGCCGATCCTGGCCTCGAGCTCCGAAACGTGCAGGCTGATGGTGGGCGGCGCCAGGTGCAGCGATTGTGCGGCCGCCGCGAACGATCCGAGGTCCGCGATCGCGATTAGCGTGCGCAGGCGATCAAGACTGATTTCGCGCATCGAAAAATTTTTTCGTTCAGAAAAAATGAAGCTCATGTTGATGAAATTCAACTTTTACAAGTCTAGCGTGCAGGCGATGATCGCGCTTCCCGTCGATCGGACGGCGGGCGACACCTCGGAGCGAGACGAACATGAGCGAACCCATCGTATTCATCGACGGCGACCAGGGCACGACCGGCTTGCAGATCCACGAGCGGCTGCGGGGCCGGGCCGATCTGCGGCTCGCGACACTGGCGGCCGACGCACGCAAGGACCCCGCGCGGCGTGCAGAGGCGATCAACGCCTGTGACGTCGCGATCCTCTGTCTGCCCGATGCGGCCGCGCGCGAGGCGGTCGGCTTCATCCGCAATCCCGCGGTGCGCGTCATCGACGCCAGCTCGGCACATCGTACCGATCCGGCCTGGGTCTACGGCTTTCCGGAAATGACGCCGGGGCAGGCGGCGCGGATCGCCGGGGCGCGGCGCGTGACCAATCCGGGCTGCTACCCGACCGGCGCGATCGGCCTGTTGCGCCCGTTGATCGAACACCGGTTGCTGCCGGCCGACTATCCGGTTGCGATCCATGCGGTGTCCGGGTATTCGGGGGGCGGCCGCGCGGCGGTGGAGGCGCACCAGGCGCCCGGCGGCGCGGCGCCGGCCTTTTGCCTTTACGGGCTCGGCCTGGCGCACAAGCATCCGCCCGAGATCCGCGAGCATGCCGGGCTCGCGCACCGGCCGCTGTTCGTGCCGGCCTATGCCGCCTATCGGCAGGGCATCGTGCTGAGCGTGCCGCTCGAGAGGCGCCTGCTGCCGGCCGGCGTGGACGGCGCGCGGCTGCAGGGCTGCCTTGCGCGGCACTACGCAGGGGCGCCTCATGTGCGCGTGCTGCCGCTCGCGGCGAGCCGCGAGATCGCGCAGCTGGACCCGCAGGCGCTGAACGGCACCGACGACATCGAGTTCGGCGTGTTCGTCAACGACGACTACGGCCACCTGCTGCTGACCGCGGTGTTCGACAACCTCGGCAAGGGCGCGGCCGGCGCGGCCGTGCAGAATCTCGAGCTGATGCTGCCGGCGCTGCGCTGACTGGCCCCACGCGCGCGGCGGGCGGCAACGCCGTGCGGCTCGGGCAGCTTCAGGCCGCTTCGGGTTGCGACGCGCAAAGCGCCGGGTCGAGGTCGAGCGCGGCCAGCGTCTGCGCGTCGATGTCGATCCAGCATGCCACCACCATGCGCCCGTCGATCGACACCGGTGCGCCGGCCCGGTGGGCATGCACGCCGATCCGGCGGAACAGCCGCTCGATGCTGCAGAACGTGACCCCGATCAACTGGCGCGCGCCGCGCCGTGCCGCGCACTCCACGGCGGCGGCGAGCATCGGCCGCACCGACCAGGCCAGGCTGCCGGCATCGGCCCCTTCCTCGGGGGTCGCCGCGAAGCGCGACAGCTCCCAGACGTGGGCGGAGCGCGGCGCCGGATGCTCGTCGGCCAGCAGGTGCGGGAACACTTCCTGCAACAGGTAGGGGCGGGTGGTCGGCAGCAGCCGCGCGCAACCGCATATCTCCCCATTCGCATCGCGTCCCAATACGTAGACGGTATCGTCGCGATCGTACTGATCGCGCTCGAATTTTTCGTCTTCGGACGGCAGCTGCCAGCCGAGCTGCTCGACGAACACGCGATAACGGTACGAACCCAGCTCGGCGGCGATATGGGCGGGAAGGCGGCCTGCCTCGTGAACGAAAGTTTGCATGGTGTCCTCGTGGTAATTCCGTTTGGAATGGGCGCATTACAGCGTGCGCCCCGAGGACAGGTAACTGTTATTCCTGACAGGGATTCGGTGCCGATTCCTGGCATCCTTGACAGGGAAAAAATGGCACGCGAGGGTCGGCGCGATATCTCGGATTTAATTACGAGATTGCAATTTCATGCCAGTTGAACCGACAATGCCGAAGTCATGGGCTGCTTAAACGCAGAAGCTATTTAATGAATAGGGGTCGGATTAAAGTCGAGGCGTCGCGAAGTCAGTGCGACCAGCGTTTGTCGGCCACGATCGGCTGCGACGGTAGGCCGCCGGCCAGCGCCCGGCTTACGGCGATCGCCCAGTCGAGCGTGGCGAGCCGGCAGGCGAGCGCGCTGGCCGTGGCATGCATGCCGATGTCGGTGCCGAAGCGGTCGACGCCCATCAGATTGCTGCGCACGTCGTCCCAGGCGATCCGTAGGCGGCCGGAGTCGGGTTCGAGGTACCAGTCCCAGCCGACCGTCAGGTGTGCATAGCCGGGCGAGGCGGGGCGCTGCCATTCGGTGAAACCGGCGAGGTCGGGGACGAGGCCTTCGTCGCGCAGTTCGTGGGCAAGTCCGGGGTCGAGCCCCGAGGCGATATGCACGAGTTCGAGCCCTGCGAACGCGTGCAGCGGCAGGCGCACGTAACCGTCCGCGGACGGCGAGCAGTAGGGATGAAGCAGGGGCGGAGTCATGCGCGGGAATGTATCAAGCCCGTGTGCTTGATGTAACCTAGCAAGAATGACAGCGTGGAAGCTGTTGGAGAGATGATGGAACTACGCTGGCAGGATGCCTACCACCAGTTCAATACGGCGGAAAACGAGCAGCAGCTCTTTCACCAGGTTTCCGCATACTCGAAGCGTCTCGGCTTCGAGTACTGCTGCTATGGAATCCGCGTGCCGCAGCCGGGATCGCAGCCCTTGGTCGAGATCTTCGACACCTATCCGCCGGGCTGGATGGCGCACTATCAGGCGCGCAACTACATCGAGATCGATCCGACCGTGCGCGACGGGGCGGCGAGCCCGAACATGATCATCTGGCCCGACGCCGATGCGGCGGAGCAACCGTCGCTCTGGCGCGACGCGCGCGACTTCGGCATGTCGGTCGGCGTCGCGCAGTCGAGCTGGGCCGCGCGCGGCGTGTTCGGACTGTTGACCATCGCGCGGCGCTCGGACCGCCTCACGCCGGCCGAGATCAACAGCCTGACGCTGCAGGCCAACTGGCTCGCCAATCTCTCGCATTCGCTGATGGGCCGGTTCCTCGTGCCGAAGCTGTCGCCGGCCGCGAGCATCTCGCTCACCAAGCGCGAACGCGAGGTGCTGAGCTGGACCAGCGAAGGCCGCACCGCCAGCGAGATCGGCGAACAGCTCAACATCTCCGAGCGCACCGTCACGTTCCACATCAACAACATCCTCGCCAAGCTCGGCGCGGCCAACAAGGTGCAGGCGGTCGGTCGTCAAGGCGATCGGCATGGGGCTGATCCAGGCGCCGTAGGCGGCCCGGTACGGTCGGGTTCGACCAAGCGGCGGCGACGCGCCGGCGCGGGCTTCACGGCCCGGCCGGCGCGTTTCTCATGGGCGCGTCATTCCATCAGCGGTTCTGCTTCCCTGGCGGTCCAACTGACGCTGGAAATGCTCTTTTCCATGCTCATGCGGCTCGCGATCTGCTCGAGCTTTTGCTGGTCCTTCGGATGCAGCTTCAGCGTGGCCGTCACCTTGATGCGCTCGGGCGGCGCGTCGCTCTCGACGTCCTCGCTCGTCAGGCTCTGGAACGACAGTGGTTTCGCATACATCGAATTCGACAGCAGCGTGCGCACGTGAACTTCCTCCGAGGCCAGGCAGATCACGGTGATCTGGTATTCGCGCACCAGGTCCGCGTTCGACACCGGCGTGGCGTTGATCGCGTGGCTCAGCGAGCGCAGCAGCGTGTTGACGAGCAGCACGACCACGGTGCCGGCCAGCGCCGGCAAGTAGTGGCCGCTGCCCGACAGGACGCCCACGGCGGCCGAGCACCAGAGCGTGGCCGCCGTGTTGATGCCCTGGATCGCGCCTTTCTCGCGCATGATCACGCCGCCGCCGAGGAAGCCCACGCCCGACACCACGTAGGCGGCGATCTGCGTGACGCCGGTCACGCCGTTGCCGGTCAGCACGCCGAGCGTGACGAACAGGCACGCGCCGCAGGTGACGAGCGTGATGGTGCGCAGGCCGGCGGTGCGCTGGCGCATCTGGCGCTCGATGCCGATCGCGACGCCGCAGCAGAGCGCGGCCAGGAGGCGGAGGAGGAATTCGACGGTCATGGATGGCGTGCTGGCAAGGGGGCGCCGCGTGGCGCGCGATCGAGGCCGCATAGCCGGTGCGCGTGCGGCGCGCGATCCGCTACGATAGCGCGTGCCCGGCGACCGGAAGATGAAAACCGG
The window above is part of the Burkholderia glumae LMG 2196 = ATCC 33617 genome. Proteins encoded here:
- a CDS encoding MarR family winged helix-turn-helix transcriptional regulator, with the translated sequence MKKRNAPNESPLPPDLYEEPGHLIRRAHQIAVAMFYEKLGRDVTPVQYAVLRMLDECPGLDQVTLAQKVALDTSTTADIAARLESKGWIVRELLPRRQRRLLLTPEGKALIATLMPLVRDLKNTLFEEMEEEDARDLMRLLSKFVHLNNEQSRAPLKP
- a CDS encoding CBS domain-containing protein; this translates as MSTTVANILKSKPEAGRTVYTIGKDESVYDALKLMAIKSVGALVVTEGNDIVGIVTERDYARKVVLLERSSKATRIEEIMTMKVRYVEPSQTSDQCMALMTEHRVRHLPVLDGGKLVGVISIGDLVKSVIADQQYMISQLEHYIHGTPIDSGAE
- a CDS encoding PDR/VanB family oxidoreductase; amino-acid sequence: MSEATLIVEVVRKWDEARGICGFELRRPDRAPLPGFSAGAHIDVHLPGGIVRQYSLCSSPARNDRYEIAVLRDERGRGGSMAIHDHVHEGDQIRIGAPRNHFPLELRAARHLLLAGGIGVTPLLSMAEHLHALGASFEMHYCTRSRDRTAFAQRLAGSAYHDHVQIHFDDAGEHQAFELDQVLAAAAADTHLYVCGPRGFMEAALAAARAHGWPDERLHYEFFSGAVADSAEDGAFQVRVASSGAVIDVPAGCSIVDALAKHGVEVLTSCEQGVCGTCMTRVLEGQPDHRDSYLTDEEKAAGEYLMPCCSRAKSALLVLDL
- a CDS encoding DUF4148 domain-containing protein, whose protein sequence is MKSLVYAAVAASILAAPVASFAQSNSQPLTRADVRADLIQLEQHGYNPVASDARYPHDIQAAQARVQQSQQTLTHADTSGYGVQPVAGSQAGRRAVTAPNPIDSVYFGH
- a CDS encoding dihydrofolate reductase, producing MLVAAMAANRVAGLGSDIPWRIPREQKRFRELTMNQLVMPCEVERQNIGDGRVRCPRPSVSVSPIVGSATRSSLVPRSSTRAAARTPRKGTSLPRTALRHITA
- a CDS encoding porin; amino-acid sequence: MKKTLIVAAAAASFATVAHAQSSVTLYGVLDAGITYQSNVAGKSRWSEGTGIDQSLFGLRGSEDLGGGLKAIFTLESGFNLGNGRFQNNGGMFNRQAFVGLSSQYGTVTLGRQYDAVQDYLAPLTATGSWGGTYFAHVGNLDNLSTNGGYATNNTIKFTSANYSGLQFGGTYAFSNNTNFGNNRAYSGGVSYQFQGLKLAGAYSQLNNPAAANNAAGAVDTNVFGNQGRVRTYGAAAGYAFGPAQVGAAWTQARLDNTLSGANVRIDNYEVNGKYNLTPALGLGVAYTYSNGRLGSNDVHWNQVGLQADYSLSKRTDVYAQAVYQRASGTTASIYNGDVFATNGSSGINQTAATVGLRHRF
- the ribA gene encoding GTP cyclohydrolase II, coding for MMFSMPSHPVLPPANEHPADEPVTLVASASLPTRYGVFTSHAFRVDGSQAEHLALVVGDVAGRQPVLTRLHSECLTGDVFGSYRCDCGEQLDLALRNIVAEGRGVLLYLRGHEGRGIGLSNKIRAYALQEQGRDTVEANRDLGLPDDAREYDSAAAILRILGVTSVRLMSNNPKKFDTLVAHGIPVCERVALPVPMRDENERYIRTKQAKFGHYFDENE
- a CDS encoding aromatic ring-hydroxylating oxygenase subunit alpha; the encoded protein is MFLKNAWYVACTPDEIETGPLGRKICGESIVFFRGERGEVVALEDFCPHRGAPLSLGFVRDGRLVCGYHGLEMGCDGKVAGMPGQRVGGFPAARRYAAVERSGFIWVWPGDASHADPARLHHLPWAEDPAWAYGGGLYHIHCDYRLMIDNLMDLTHETYVHASSIGQKEIDEAPPKTVSRGDEVITSRFMHNIGAPPFWKMALRGNGLADDVPVDRWQICRFTPPSHVMIEVGVAHAGNGGYDAPAELKASSIVVDFITPETETSIWYFWGMARNFRPDDAELTAQIREGQGKIFAEDLEMLERQQQNLLAWPDRQLLKLNIDAGGVLSRKVIDRLLAEERALPAGRPVVPIVPTREAS